In one Arachis duranensis cultivar V14167 chromosome 9, aradu.V14167.gnm2.J7QH, whole genome shotgun sequence genomic region, the following are encoded:
- the LOC127741546 gene encoding uncharacterized protein LOC127741546, with protein MGEDGPLGLEMGPSNLQIASRVSSPSPLPPNISLLASSSLLFGGYFLGASLCGSSSSRRIYGIAHRWRARVLISDFIHYRRNTPEIDIVPEAFEGTINRESGKISMTPRVHKEQTKKENLKE; from the exons ATGGGGGAGGATGGGCCTTTGGGCTTGGAAATGGGGCCGTC AAACTTGCAAATTGCTTCGAGGGTTTCTTCCCCCTCACCCCTGCCCCCAAATATCTCTCTTCTAGCCTCCTCGTCTTTGCTGTTTGGTGGATATTTTCTGGGCGCATCTTTGTgtggttcttcttcttcgagGCGAATCTAT GGTATTGCTCATCGATGGAGAGCGCGTGTGCTGATATCGGATTTTATTCATTACCGTCGAAATACTCCAGAG ATTGATATAGTCCCAGAAGCATTTGAAGGAACCATTAACCGAGAATCTGGTAAG ATAAGCATGACACCAAGAGTGCATAAGGAGCAAACAAAGAAGGAAAATCTCAAGGAATAA
- the LOC107465510 gene encoding uncharacterized protein LOC107465510 encodes MYIRNRRRGHSSIGRRVNTLPLRRDALDNIIGEGGDRNCIWELRMSLNAFATLCELLQIQGGLDEDGHVGIGEQVATFLIILAHHTKNRSVQVRFYRSGETISRYFHKVLCSVLRVQSILFAKADPVPEDCVDPRWKWFKGCLGALDGTYIDVTVPKSDKSRYRTRKSRISTNRCFGLLKKRWAILRSPSFYPIRVQSHIIIACCLLQNFIRMNMDVDPEEDATLLQEHIPVGDDTIVDEADTIDAVESSHEWTQWREDLATEMWEIWRGEHGA; translated from the exons atgtatattaggaATAGAAGGCGCGGTCATTCTTCGATTGGTCGAAGAGTGAACACACTGCCATTAAGGCGAGATGCATTAGATAATATCATTGGGGAGGGTGGAGATAGAAATTGCATATGGGAGTTAAGAATGAGTTTGAATGCATTTGCAACTTTATGTGAATTGCTACAAATTCAAGGTGGATTAGACGAAGATGGTCATGTTGGCATAGGCGAGCAAGTAGCTACTTTCTTAATCATATTAGCTCACCATACCAAAAATCGCAGCGTACAAGTCAGGTTCTATAGGTCTGGTGAAACTATTAGTAGGTATTTTCACAAGGTATTGTGTTCAGTTTTGCGTGTCCAAAGTATCTTATTTGCAAAGGCAGACCCTGTACCGGAAGATTGTGTAGATCCCAGATGGAAATGGTTCAAG GGTTGTCTAGGAGCATTAGATGGAACTTATATAGATGTTACAGTCCCGAAGAGTGATAAATCTAGATATCGGACGAGGAAATCTAGAATATCCACCAAT CGGTGCTTTGGGTTGCTTAAGAAAAGATGGGCAATTCTACGAAGTCCCTCGTTCTATCCTATTAGGGTTCAAAGCCACATTATTATTGCTTGttgtttgttacaaaattttattcgtATGAACATGGATGTTGATCCCGAAGAAGATGCAACTCTTTTGCAAGAACACATACCCGTAGGAGATGATACTATAGTTGATGAAGCTGACACAATTGATGCTGTGGAAAGTAGCCATGAGTGGACTCAATGGCGTGAGGACCTAGCAACCGAGATGTGGGAAATATGGAGAGGAGAACATGGCGCATAG